TTGACATTTTTCAGCAAATAAAACATTCCTGCtactaaatttcttttttttcaagtctTCAGAAAGTATTCTGGTGCCTCAGTTTTCTCCTCTGTTCTCTTTAAAGAGTAAGAATTTAAGTAACAATGACTACCACCAGAAGTCATTTCAAGAATGCTTCATCTGGCTCAGTCAAAACTACTTGATTGTAGTCAACATTCTGATTTGGAAACAGGAATAATTAGATCTACTAAAGTGGTCACAAGACACCCTCTGTGAAACAGCAATAAACCTAACTGAAATCACAACACTGGCTCTCAGGGACATTATTTGTCCAGATTAAGCACTGGCTTCCCGAagagttatttttaaatccatctttgttgtggctaatcTAAACTCAACATGCATAGATCTTGCTTTGTCATGTGCCTTGCAACAGGATAATGCAGAAAGAACACATGCTGTTAAGTGGCCTGCTCAGGTCCAAGAAGGCTGTTAGTCTAAACCTTCTAGAATAAAGCGGGATGGCACTTAGTTGTGCTGTCCTAATTTTGTCTTGGTTAGATATGCCTGAGCATTATAGCATGGGTTACCACGTAACTCCAACTTACCTATTAAGACAGGTAACTTCACCCAAAATTTCCACTCATCTCTTTCCCCACCTAGGCCTTTCCATCGTCCTTCTCCTACAGGACCCATACTTTGTTACCTGAAGTGCCAAGCTCACTCATAAGAGCAGTTGTTTATATAAGTCGTTCAGATTAATCTGAATGGTTTTGCAGGTTATTGACCAAAATACTGAACACtaaacagaaccaaaacacTAGAGTATAGGAATTATGCTGTAAGCAATCCAATCAAGATGTTAGCACTATTTTTCTAGAATACAATGGGGTCAGGACATAGTCATCTGGAAAGCATATGCCTGAACACTTTATTCAGTTATCTTTTATCCAGTTAACCAGTCTCTGGGTTTTATGAACATGACTATACAGATTGAGAGCCCTGATCAGTTGTGTTTTTAATCCTTTAGCATCAGGACAAGCAGACCTTTTACTTACCTTTCAGTAGACTTGCAAGCTTTCCGTCAGGTGCACAAAGAATTGCAATGGTATGGATTAATGGGGAAACAGCTCAGACATTTCTTCTCTGTTGAGGACTACACTGGCTTGTGGTTAAGAGATTTACAGTATTTGAAGGATGCAGAGTTAATTTCCATTCCATCTCTGCAATTCCAAAGTGGCAGGTAATGTGTATATAAAGTACACTAtccttttataaaaaaaaaaaaaaagaaaagaaaatttataCTTGGGAGTCACTCATCTTAAAAATGCTTCCTGATCCACAGAATGAAAACAGACCAGTGTATTTACAGAAATATCATAAGGGAGTTCAAGTATTTGTAGAAAATCCAtccaaaaccccagcaaaactTGACAGAAGTAACTTTCTGCTTTTAAGCAGGACTTGGACACTTCTGatgcttttaatttcaaattagAAAGTGTTCTTTATGTTAGGATAGCTGAggaaattgaaaaaaaagaaaaaacacacaaaaactacAAACAAACCCCGCAAACCAGTATCACTTTATATcttaagtcatagaatcataaaatggtttgtgttggaaggcatcttaaaaatcatctatttccagctccccccagccccctgccctgggcagagacaccttttagtagaccaggttactcaaagtccatccagcctggccttgaacacttcaagAGAGGGGGCTATCTACAACTtctcttgggcaacctgttccagtacctccTCACTCTCACTATGAAAAATTTCCTCCCAATATCTGATCTAGATctaccttctttcagtttaaaaccatcacccctcatcctagcactacaCTTCCTGATGAAGAGTTCCTCCCCATCTTTTCTGTAgaccccctttaagtactggaaggccacaataaggtctccctagagccacCTTCTCTTCCATGCTgagcatccccaactctctcagcctgtctgcaCAGAAGTGCTCAGttccctgatcatcttcatggctctcctctgaacCCACTTGAACAAGTCTGCTGTACCTTTACCCTGGTACAAGGACATGCatttcagcaacagtatcattTAAAGTAGAGAAAGCTGCTAAATCTGGCTTGAATAGACTGATTACCAGATGAGATAAAGACAACAACCTTGTTTCCATatagattgtttttttttactataCATGTAAGCAAGTATTAGATcaaaatttatttacatttttgtgAAAGACatttatttaataataaaaaagaatccATTACATTCAGCCATATTATAAATGATTACACGCAAAGAAATTGCAAAAGTGTGTGAAGATTAATAGTCTAAGTGGCTGAACATTTACAGAATTTAGATCATTTATGAATTCTTATTTCTCAACTGtacaataataaaattaaaaaaattatgctTTGTCTTTCCAGCAATACTATAATCAGAGGGGTTCTGTGCTCGTGGCATTAATGGCAGCCCATACTTTGGCAACTATTAGTTTTATCATTTTTAGTGTAGGAACTTCCATATTATCAAGAAGGCGTATACAGAACAGAAACCTAAACAGCAAAACATTATGCAAAGAGTTTGATCTGAAAAGCTATGGGCTAAAATTCAAGACTGCAGGCTTGAAACTACCATTGTCCATCTTGAGGCACCAAGGCTCAGTTTCAGAACTCTCTCATATGAATAAGAGCTTAACCACATGTCAGTGCTGCCCCCATTTGGAAGCCTGATGTGGACTTCCAAAACTATCAAGCCTCCTGGCTGTACATCTTGGATACCCACTTCTGAGATGCTAGGCCAGCTAGTCAGGACAATGAAGTAAAAGATATTTTGAAAAGTAAACTTCAGAAGTTTTCCTAAAGTTTTTGGAGAGACTTCATTTACTGTATCAAGCCATTAAAACAAATGCATCTgtacccttttttttctttttgttttttttttttacaaagttAAATGTTGAAAAGCTTAAGTATAAAACTATAGTTTCTGTACAAGATGGGACTAACATTGTAAAACCTCAACTCATTTGTGGTTTCATGAAACTTCTGCATACCACTCTTCATCACAGCTTCACTGCTGAACATTGACATTTCATGTCATAAATTCAAAcataacaaaattaaaaaaaactgaTTTGcacaaaagaaatctgaaataaCTTTATATACACAACAGAAAGCCTTTTAAAAGTACAAAAATAGTATCTATATGCCAATTAGTTACCATGCTTTGACAGTTCTCTCAGTGCCTACACATGCAAGACAGTAATCTGGATTTACAATAATTCTGCAGATGTAAAAGGTATCAGAATATAAGACATTAACATGTAACTAACTCTTGTTGTTTTCAGAATAGATATGTATTCTAAATACCTTTGTAACCAATACTGCAATATTCCAGTCTCTGCATGTATATGCGCAGATAAGCAGCTATCATCTtaacttcattttaaaatctgGAAAATAGCAATCCACACTAAAAAGCTATGATGGTTCTAATAAATCTAGTTATACAAAGCAATTCAAAATGTACAAAACCTATTAAAAAAATGGAACATTTATTGCCATGCACAAAACCTAAGTATGTTCAACTACAAACTGCATCAAATGcagttttacaggaaaaaaaaaacaaccaaaacacaaagcaatttACATCAACAATCTTAACATTAGATCAGCAGAATCAGCTCTGACTAAATACCACAAAAGTAAGACACATTCGTTTTGCTGGTGCCTATCAGATCTTCAAATCCATgggaacacaaaaaaaccagGAATCTTCATTTCCCACAGTCAAACCAGATCATGAAATCAACTGAAAAGAGACGTGTATtagttttctcctttctctcaaTCCCATTACATACAGCCTCTCCTTCTGCAGACTATCAAGAAAATACACTGTTTCTGCTATCACAAAAACACAAGAACATCCCTACAGCAGACAAATCGCTCCCTCAAGCCAttgctgatcatagaatcatagaatcaagaaggctggaagagacctcaaagatcatcgaatccaacccgTCACCCTAagaaacacatacacacataacTATTTCTCGATAGCCATATACCAACTTCTGCAAATGAAActacaagagaaagaaaagttattttattaACTCCACTAAGTGATCCTTACTTCTATAGTTCCATTTTTAGTTGTGGGGCaagcaaaattaattaaactggaattgattttttatttatttttaaacaaatgacAGGCTGCAGACTGGACAATAAACCCTTTGTCATGAGTACATTAGTGCAGACTTAACCTTGAGTGCAGCAAACTCAAAGGCAGTGATGTTACTGTGATACCAGGAGCCTGAAGTAATTAGTTTTGAAAATgagatacaaaataaaaataaatcagagcCAGAGTTAAGGTTTATATAAGCACTAAGCTCACAATACTACTCTAATTTTTCTAGCCTTCTGTGTAGCAGGATGCCGTGCCACTAACAGGCCAAAGCTAAAAAACACCCAAATGACCCCAAATGTTTTCTAAATGATAAAGTCTTTACCTCTTTGACTGTTTCTTTAATGAAGTCTTTCCTGTCCGACAAATCATAACTAGGATAGTTTTCATAcacctaaacaaaaaaaaaaaagtgaaaaacaaacaaacctcaaaTTACTTtaattcaatgattcaatgtaTTGTATGAATAAAAGGAATTTATATGAATTTGAGACAAAAAGTGGTGTGGTATACTTACAGTACTACAACAGCCAAAATGCCCTTACTAATTATGGAAAAAGTCAAGCTCCTTTTCCCATCCTTATTTTGTCCACAGAATATTTAAATACATGTATTCCTATTCATTTcatggtgtttttcttttttctccacaTCAACAAACTGGAAGTGTCAACCAAATAGAACCTCTCTAATGTTTGTCTTCAGTGCTCTTTAAGTAGTCAGATGCCCCTGAATTTGAGCAGCAAGCCAAACAAGTATCAAATTCTAAGGTTCTTCTTTTTGGTAGTTAAGTAAAATTGCGATAGTTTCAATTGACTGATAGATGAGTCAACATATTTCAGTACTGTTCTATATTCTTTGGTTAACTGAGAGaagacaaaacaagaaacagatGCAAACACTGACAACTGATGCAGagtattttatttcagtataCTACTAGAATGACTATGAACATGATGAAAAGGTTTGTACAGAATATAAACAGTTTTCTCGTAACTTCTAGTTTAATTTTCGCAAGACAACTTCTTGGAAGTACCAGGTAAACAAACACAAGAATTAACAGACGGTCAAAACCACCAAAGTAACAGTATTGTCTGTGTTTTGGTcacctttcccctcccttcccttttctgacCACATGGTCCTTTCCTGGCACTTGTCAACTAATGGGGCAGTGAGCAGGCAAAGCATACAGAAGAcagcacacagccctcccctTTTGACAGGAGCAAGCTGCTGCACTGTCTCAACATCTGTTGTTTTGGAGGTAATATTGCTGCTTTTCATGTAGCTAATTGTTCTTTGGAGATTTCCCTTCTAGTGTTGGGTATCAGCGTTGCATATCTAAGGATTAAAGCTATCCTTGTTATAACTGTTATAAAGTGAATAAATCAATGCCAAACTACTTTGTTTCTGGAATCACTGTGCAGAATGCAAGCCTGCATTTCTGAAATGATGGCAAAAGTCAGTTCACAGGCAACCCACTGCACAAAAAGAGACTGCAAAAAACTATTTGCTTACCTTCTTGCAAATTTGTTTCATTGTGACCTCCTCCAAGTTTGCACTGGCCAACAAGTTCTTGACAGTTTCCTTAATTTCTTCATCTGTAGGTGGTTTCTTCAGCTTTTTAATTAAAGGCTCATCATCTGAACTATCATCAGATTCACTTTCTAAATATAAAGAATAAAAGACTTTTGATATTTGCTTACAAATCAATATATACTTTAGAAAGCATGGGACAGATAAAACATTTTTGCTTGACAGATTAATTACCACAATTCTAAACGGAAACATTATAGcccttaaaaatgtatttacttGCTTTAAAAAGGGCATTTCAACTCCCTTACGCTGGCAGTGCAGGGCACTaggattttgtgatttttgcCGTGCTGTATTACTGAGCACACAATCAGAAACATCATGACAACAGATGAAGATAATCAGAAAGGAAGTGAAGAGGCACATATACACAATCTAAAAAAttagactgaacaactccaacatCCACTCATTTCCTCTACTGCCAACACGATAAAATTCAGAGCAGGTGCCAAACAATCTAGCTAAGGAGATTACAGAAAGACTTACttaatattttgatttttgtacAGTAAACACTCAAAACAGAAATGCAGGGGGAGAAATTACAAATATATTACATAACATATATGCAAAACACATACTGAACGTTAAAAAGGAGATATACTTCAATGTATATTAATGACAAAaagcatacacacacacaaagtcaGCCATGTGAGTACTGCCAGCAGCCAATCTGAAAATACACTGAGTTCAGCAGAGGCCTGTTTACTCTGCTGATAAATAAACCTATGAACGAAGTTTAACAAAATTCTGTGCCTAACCATCTTAACCATTCCTTTTCTTAATACCCTGACAAGAAAAGTAATTAACCTGATGTCTGTGCTATAGCATACATCCAGCAATGCTAACATTAAATAAAGTATGCTTGCAGTACGGATACATGATGCATTAGTAAGTCATACTACAATTGTGACAGAGATATAGCTGTTATCTCAGAGTGCCAGAGAATTtcaggtgggaaaggacctcctgagatcatctGCTTTAAGTTGCTATTCAGAACAGGGCCAGCATGGAGatggttgctcagggccttgcCAGGCTGAGTTCTGAACACCTCTAACAACAGGGATTCCACAACTGCTCCATGCCCTGTTTCTGTCTgaccaccactctcatggtgaagctTTCCTTCCCCTAACAAGCAATTGCAATTTCCCTGGTGGCAGAttgtgcctgctgcctccaTCCTCTATCTGTGTACCTCCAAACACAGCCTGGTCCTGCCTTCCTCATACTCTCGCCTTTGGCAGTTGCAGAATGCAGGAGGATCCCCCTCACTCTGTCTCTTCTGAAGGCTcaaccagcccagctctccatctcctctcctacattgtgtgctccagtcccctgacTATCTTGGTGATCTTGCCCTGCACTCAGTCCAGCATCTCCTCACCTGTTTTGTACCAGAGAGCTCAAAGCTGGACATGGTACTCCCAAGGCGGCTCACAAGCGCTAATAGAAATAATTAccacttccctcaacctgctggctacacagTTGCTGAAGCCACCCAGAGTGCTGCCAGTGCTCCTAATCACAAGGGCACAGTGCTGAACCGAGTTCAACTTGTTTGCAAGAACTGCCTACCCCtacccaggtccttttctgcaaagctgcttagAAAGAAACCAGTCTGTCCTGACCTACACTGCTACTGTCTTTACAGAGGCATCAAGAAACTCAATGTATGTATACCTTCTATGCATATCATCAGATATGAGGAATCCAATAGCAACAGGATGTATGTAGAAGACATGTCTATTTTAACAACAACAAGCTGCTGAATGAAAGACACAAAGTCACCAACAGAATTTTGTTAACATTCTTCCAGCATATGGAAGAACTAGCCTGATCTTACAGTTTATATGCAAATAAAATACATGTACATGAAGTACACCCAAACGAAAAATTTTTTCAAATATTGCAAATAAACATCAAGTAGCAGGCATCAATTGCCCaaattctattttctttcatgACTAGGTGCCCAAGTCTGCTTTCTAATAAGCATGCCAGCTAAGCTACAGGACAACGTATGATGAAAGATTTAAAGCATTTACCTTTTCTGGAgctgttctgattttttttagtAGTGCTGCTATCTGCCTTCTTCACATTTGCacccttcacagctttcttggTTTTGGAAGTCACCTTTTTAGGTTTTTCTCTTTTAGAAGCTTTTCTAGGAGGCTACAAAGAAGAAATTGGAAGATTAAAATGATATTTTCTACCTGAACAATCCATATTGTCCTTTCCACAATGGAAATTTATTCTGTCAATACAAACTAAATCAGCAAATTTAATTACTGTATTTTATCAGTATTTTCTACCACTACACCATAGAGACAATATGCCCACAAAGAGTATTCCCACATTCCTCTAAATTTATCATTATCCATCGAAATAGATTCTTAAGCTCAAACAGCTAGAACTTTTTGATGATACCAGTAGTTTGGCTGTTCTACAACTTTCCACTCATAATTACTTATACTTAACTTACAAAAACACTTCAAAGGTGTTCCTTTTAAAAAGTACATGCTTTGTATTACTTTCCAAGACTACAAGCAGCTAATTCTTTTTGTATTAGTTAAGGAGAACTACATTACCTAATCCATAATTTGGCCTATTACTGCAACTAGCAAACTCAAAAAAGCACTGCATTAAGTCAACACCaacagaaggaatttggaacCTTAATACGTCTGGTATACACATATCAGTGCACTGCAATTTTGATACAACTAAAATGCATGCttaacaaaaaaatctttagaTAGTTTCTGACACGGCTGAAAGGTTTCCTCACAGAAACAAACAGGGAACATTGGGCAGGTATAAACCAtacttcagagaaagaaaatgaaacaaactaaTTGACAGTACTTACTGAGTTCACAATTtcaatttatatttaaaatagcaGTGTAGCCAACTGAGCAAACTCTCAGATCTAAGCAATTTGGATTAGTCCATATAACTTTTAACTGCTTATCCCATTACTACTTGGTGCAACTAATGAAACCAGTATTTAACAAACAAGATTATGTTTATTTATATCGTCTTAGCTCAGTTAGTTGCACTTACTCTGCAGTGTTACACAAAGGATAAAGACTGAGTGGTGAAATTCAGAAAATACACTCAAGGATCAGCTCATGTCCAGATAAATGTTTGTAGCTTCTAAATTTTCAGCTGTCGAATTTCTGCTAAGGCTCCATCACCAGCCACAAAGTCAGAAGTTAAACCTGGCATCCACATTTCAGTTTATAAAATTATGCTCCTGCAgcacacaaaaatatttcaggtaTCTTCTGCTTCCAGGTAACCATAAGATTTTCTGTTGTATTTATTGTTTAAATAAAGAGTTGAAATCAAGACAGAAACACTTCTGAGGACTCCAACCACTCCAAGCCTAAGACTCCAGTGGAGCTGGGGCAGCAAAGCAGATATACTGCCTAGGTGTCCTTCCACTTTGCCCTGGGTTAACACAATCTGCTCACACAacccccttttccccccacacagatgggagggaaagtaacaccaaaaaaaaccctctggattgagataaagagttttactggaaattATACAATGTACAATTTCCTTAGCCTATCTGTAAAAAATACCCAGCAAAACgcagaagcagaagccagtgataaaAGTTCCCCCCACCCAAGAACGCAGAAAACAgtccagtggaaaagaccaacacctcaaacccagaaaccagaagcagcaaccataATAGGAAGCCTACCAcattacaatctgaacttcaagtcccATGATACTTTGGTCCAGCcaactttcattttgaagctggcacaaCAGCAGTGTGGTATAGAATATCATCatcagattcaactcaacccatgacacacATGTACTATGTTAAAGGGTGTCAAAAATtttatttgtaaatgctgtCTTATCTCCAAGAGTCAGAACCTTTGCCTTTTGTTACTGATTGTCTAACTATAATGCACTAAGAAATTATGCAAATCTCTTGTAAATTGCAGATATAGACCCTTTCCTTTCAAAACATTCCTTCAGTTAAGTATCACTTACCACTCAACTTGCTCTATTCCAAGAACTACCAATCAATAACAACCACATATCGACAAActgcaaacaattttttttccagtgtagggctaaaaaaaagaaaaccaacaaaaaacaacaaaccaaagcacCTCATTACCTCATCctcactttctttctcttctgaagagtcatccttttccttcttttcatctTCTTCACTACTGGATTCATCTGATAAGATCTCTGGGCACTTGGTGcgttttgcttttcttgttgTTCCAGTGCTACTGCGTTCTTTTTTGCCACCTTTGCTTGGTGTTTTCTTGGACTTTGGCAAAGGCTGTAAGTCAGGGATGTGTGCCATCcaagaagaaaaccagaagtGAATTTTAAAAATGTCAATTCATTCAAATCACATGAGAAAAAGTAGCAAACAAACATATAAGTCTCTAAGTCTTGATAACAAAATCCAGGCTTATTGCATGCATTAGTACATTTTGCAGTAAGCAGAAATTCATTACAGAGGTGGAGctgaataaaatgaaatttgaGTTCTAAGCTAAGTACCCCTTCTACTCCCCTAATAAAAACAAATCTTCCAAGTTTAGGGGTTAggcaaggaaagcaagaaagacaATCTAGAAGGAATCTATTATCTACCTATGCTCCCCCAACCCCTAAAAGCAAGGTTTTTGTCTTCTGGCAGCATACAGGCTGACAATCCTTCTGAAGGCTTAAAAGCAGGCATTTGGCTATGTGTtatgcaaaactgcattttgGTGTCACTAAGTACCAGTGTCCCCAAGGCAGTGTGCAAACTCCTTGTTCACATCAGTTACCAATGTTTGCTGGgaataattattttctaaacAACGGTCTAACTATTTAAATACTGATTTTAGATTAAAACCTCAATGCCAACATTAATAGTAGCATTTAGAACTCTTGGTTAATCTCACACACTAGCATATACTAATTAAAGGAAGTTTTCCTAGCCTTGCAATAAACTCAATTTTGTGGTGACCAAATGTGATTAAATACATTTGCCAATTTGTAGCATATACAAATTGCAAGTTCcttgcttgaactttgcaaggaaaaattaaaaagacagtttcaaaccatcacagtctaACAGCttatctttctgtcttttcGTGTTTTATTTCCCTGCACTGACACCCTTCTTcccctgtttttcttttctgcttgcaTATTATGTCCAATTCACCCACAAAACAGAAGTTACTTATGATATCTGAGTATGGGTATCTCTAATTAGCATCATGTGTTAACCACATACACTTTTGTGTGCTAATAGTCTGTAACGGGTACAGTTACATGTAAGCACATTTTCTATGTAAGTCTCAACCCACTATGGATGCCTGCAGGAGTAGAGGTTTCTTTCAAAAACCCATTACTACTTCAGTAAGTTAGGACAGTAATTGTATTGTCACTGTTAACAAGGAAATACTAAGGAACTGAGACAGCTGCGTTTTTCAGCAGAACGGTGCTATAAAAGCAAGTATAATAATCTGCATCTCACCTTGCCTGAAGATtttgggtgcattaagaagttTAAGATTCTGGTTACCAGCTCGCTATTAACTCCTGATCTTTCCAAGTCAAGAACTTCACAGATACTTTTCAACATCGCATTTCTgaatcttcattaaaaaaaaaaaaagagacaaagaagaaaaaaaaattcagtattACATCCTACGTAAACAGTCAACATTTGACTGCTAGAAGCTGCTACATGGTTTGTGCCTGCAATTGACAATAGACATTAATGTCTACATTTCCAGTCTTATCTATAGATAAGCAAAGAATCACCACAtagagcaaaataaaacaagatttCCAAATCCGTATGTGTAAAGTAGGATATATAAAAAAGTTATAAAATTTTCCCCAGAATCTCTCCTAATCTATCACACTGGAAAGAATCAATCTTGGATACAAGACTTGAACTCCAAGGGAGCAAAGGggtctctcttcttttttaatgttttcttacCCCTTTACACAAGTACCAATGATGACGGCAGAAGGTCAGAGAAACTCTGACATGCACTCCCTTTCCTCCAAAAGGATCTTGGATTATTTGGTCTGCTTTATCAGtctttccacctttttttttttctccacggATAAAAGTCAGATCTTCTGAGATATGACACTGGATTGCAAGTTTAATGAGATTTGAACAAACAATCacaaaaaacacaagaaaacccTACTTGTTCTATTACCTCCCCTCAAAAACTTATATACCTTCCT
The window above is part of the Indicator indicator isolate 239-I01 chromosome 6, UM_Iind_1.1, whole genome shotgun sequence genome. Proteins encoded here:
- the DEK gene encoding protein DEK, which translates into the protein MSSVVSSKEDKMLPEKADEKQPESENKAEESDEEEEEEEEEEEEKEKSLIVEGKREKKKVDRLTMQVSSLQKEPFTITPGKGQKLCEIERIQFFLSKKKTDELRNLHKLLYNRPGTVASLKKNVGQFSGFPFEKGSDQYKKKEEMLKRFRNAMLKSICEVLDLERSGVNSELVTRILNFLMHPKSSGKPLPKSKKTPSKGGKKERSSTGTTRKAKRTKCPEILSDESSSEEDEKKEKDDSSEEKESEDEPPRKASKREKPKKVTSKTKKAVKGANVKKADSSTTKKNQNSSRKESESDDSSDDEPLIKKLKKPPTDEEIKETVKNLLASANLEEVTMKQICKKVYENYPSYDLSDRKDFIKETVKEVD